The following proteins are encoded in a genomic region of candidate division TA06 bacterium:
- a CDS encoding DUF5615 family PIN-like protein has product MKFLADENVDKSVAERLRDDGHTVLYVLEMVPSISDDEVIRRANQEFALLLTADKDFGELVFRQRRSVYGVVLIRLAGLSPQRKAAAAMAIQKHADELARNFTVITPRTVRIRKQHSC; this is encoded by the coding sequence ATGAAGTTTCTGGCCGATGAAAACGTAGATAAGTCTGTCGCGGAGCGTCTTAGAGATGACGGCCATACAGTCTTGTATGTGTTGGAGATGGTGCCAAGCATTTCGGACGATGAGGTAATTCGGCGGGCAAACCAAGAGTTCGCATTGTTGCTCACTGCGGATAAGGACTTCGGGGAATTGGTATTCCGGCAAAGGCGCAGCGTTTATGGGGTTGTCTTGATCCGTCTGGCCGGGCTGTCTCCACAGCGCAAAGCGGCGGCGGCAATGGCGATTCAAAAGCATGCCGATGAGTTAGCTCGGAATTTCACGGTGATTACGCCTAGAACGGTTCGGATCAGAAAACAACATTCTTGTTAG
- a CDS encoding type II toxin-antitoxin system RelE/ParE family toxin: MARKVIWSYEATEDLDALAEYIAKDSLFYAAAVAQEILDVSRSLNDFSERGRIVPELGNPKIRELIIRDYRLIYSIEQVRVVIVALVHGARDLKALWEKGNGG; this comes from the coding sequence ATGGCTCGGAAAGTAATATGGTCTTATGAAGCTACGGAAGATCTTGACGCCCTTGCCGAATATATAGCAAAGGACTCGTTATTTTACGCCGCCGCAGTTGCCCAGGAGATTCTTGATGTCAGCCGTTCTCTCAACGACTTTTCTGAAAGAGGGCGCATCGTTCCGGAACTCGGCAATCCGAAAATCCGGGAACTTATTATTAGAGACTACCGCCTCATCTATAGCATAGAACAAGTTCGTGTGGTCATAGTTGCGCTGGTGCACGGGGCAAGAGATTTGAAAGCCTTGTGGGAAAAGGGAAACGGAGGTTGA
- a CDS encoding 4-hydroxy-tetrahydrodipicolinate synthase — protein sequence MIDWKGSFVALVTPFRNGALDEQALERLLDYQAAAGTQGVVPCATTGEGPTILPDEYLRIMTMTLKKGKGKFKVLAYTGSNDTLRTITRTQEAEKLGVDGALVVTPYYNKPSQEGLYQHFKSVAQATKLSLMLYNVPSRTGVSLEPATIARLAEIKNIVAVKEASGNLDNASQIMALCGDRITVFSGDDSLTLPMLAIGAKGVVSVLANVAPKDVSKMVSYFLSGEIDEARQIHLKQFSLIKSLFAETSPGPVKAALNLLGLCHAEIRMPLVDVSDETRKSVKAELKKYGLLKQ from the coding sequence ATGATTGACTGGAAGGGATCCTTTGTAGCTTTGGTAACGCCGTTCCGTAACGGGGCTCTGGATGAGCAGGCTTTGGAACGGCTTTTGGATTATCAGGCGGCCGCCGGAACCCAGGGAGTGGTCCCTTGCGCCACTACCGGAGAGGGGCCGACCATCCTGCCAGACGAATACCTCAGAATCATGACCATGACCCTGAAAAAAGGCAAAGGGAAATTCAAAGTGCTGGCTTACACCGGAAGCAACGATACCTTAAGGACCATCACCCGCACCCAGGAGGCCGAAAAACTGGGGGTGGACGGGGCTTTGGTGGTCACCCCCTATTACAACAAACCCAGCCAGGAGGGCCTCTACCAGCATTTCAAGTCGGTGGCCCAGGCCACTAAACTGTCGCTGATGCTGTATAACGTGCCATCGCGCACCGGGGTCAGCCTGGAGCCCGCCACCATCGCCCGGCTGGCGGAAATAAAAAATATCGTGGCGGTCAAAGAGGCTTCCGGAAATCTGGACAACGCCAGCCAGATAATGGCCCTATGCGGCGATCGGATAACGGTGTTCTCCGGCGACGACTCGCTGACCCTGCCCATGCTGGCTATCGGAGCCAAAGGCGTGGTTTCGGTGCTGGCCAACGTGGCTCCCAAAGATGTCTCCAAAATGGTTAGCTATTTCTTGAGCGGTGAAATCGATGAAGCCCGCCAAATTCATCTTAAACAGTTTTCCCTGATAAAATCGCTGTTTGCCGAGACCAGCCCCGGCCCGGTCAAGGCCGCCCTGAACCTGCTGGGCCTGTGCCACGCCGAAATACGGATGCCGCTGGTGGATGTGTCCGATGAAACCCGGAAATCGGTGAAGGCGGAATTGAAAAAATACGGACTGCTGAAGCAATAG
- a CDS encoding epoxyqueuosine reductase QueH, with translation MSRLLLHICCAPCLCYPYQILTAEAVDFTGFWYNPNIHPYREYQARLQAVKDFAQGHKMPTAFLNEYPLEQTLDLLSRERCPGCYRIRLEETARQAKAQGFQAFSSTLLYSIYQKHDLIRELGTEIGKRQGVEFFYRDFRTGWEEGRRMSKEQNLYRQKYCGCIFSERDRYLKPKTQNQKSK, from the coding sequence ATGTCCAGATTGCTCCTCCATATCTGCTGCGCACCCTGCCTGTGCTACCCTTACCAAATACTGACGGCAGAGGCTGTTGATTTCACAGGTTTCTGGTACAATCCCAACATCCATCCCTACCGGGAATACCAGGCCCGGCTTCAGGCGGTCAAGGATTTTGCCCAGGGCCATAAGATGCCGACGGCATTCCTGAACGAATATCCCCTGGAGCAGACGCTTGACCTTTTGTCTCGGGAGCGCTGTCCGGGCTGCTACCGGATCAGGCTGGAGGAGACCGCCCGCCAGGCCAAGGCCCAGGGATTTCAGGCGTTTTCCAGCACCCTGCTGTACAGCATATACCAGAAGCACGACTTGATCCGGGAACTGGGAACCGAGATCGGGAAAAGGCAAGGGGTGGAGTTCTTCTACCGCGATTTCCGGACCGGCTGGGAGGAGGGGCGCAGAATGTCAAAGGAACAGAACCTTTACCGCCAGAAATACTGCGGCTGCATCTTCAGCGAACGGGACCGGTACCTAAAACCAAAAACCCAAAATCAAAAATCAAAATAA
- the nikR gene encoding nickel-responsive transcriptional regulator NikR, whose protein sequence is MSQNKEQLTRVGVSIELSLMEKFDRMIKKKGYTNRSEAFRDIVRDILAAGESEKGKEMVGAILIVYDHHRPHLVEKLLALQHDADAKIIASQHVHLDRHHCLETIIVKGSTGKLEVLQGKIGALKGVGQCLLSKTSCRVMH, encoded by the coding sequence ATGAGCCAGAATAAAGAGCAACTGACCAGGGTCGGCGTTTCCATAGAGCTTTCCCTGATGGAGAAGTTCGACCGGATGATCAAAAAGAAGGGCTACACCAACCGTTCCGAAGCCTTCCGGGACATTGTTCGGGACATCCTGGCGGCGGGGGAGTCCGAAAAGGGAAAGGAGATGGTGGGGGCCATACTGATAGTCTACGACCACCACCGGCCGCATCTGGTGGAAAAACTGCTGGCCTTGCAGCACGACGCCGACGCAAAAATAATCGCCTCCCAGCACGTCCACCTGGACCGCCATCACTGCCTGGAGACCATCATCGTCAAAGGCTCCACCGGGAAGCTGGAGGTTCTGCAGGGAAAGATCGGGGCTTTAAAAGGTGTGGGCCAGTGCCTGCTTTCCAAAACCAGCTGCCGAGTGATGCATTAA
- a CDS encoding T9SS type A sorting domain-containing protein, whose protein sequence is MKRILFSAVAGLIFFSSSGFAVWHARSHNAGLLELRVSNYGTFGFQDACYWPKGSGESYIYGAGVWVGAIKGNPQDTASLSADISDVDTTIFLNSTVVLDSSGGAAQIENEIVHYRTKTDTTITGCLRGFAGTLRTSHLQGALLQKKVLHVTVGYNPSNGTTEFVPGDLPNEAGYTNPDERVLFSDDPADTSLWPLRDAGGKPVVRSTQDSYGMLNDQDSARNITPLKIKIEQIGYSWSYHFYEDFVFLTCRIINNAPDSLQHLYLGLACDADIGDYSDDLVSFDSPRNLGYAYDSDSSEWGHKPGYLGFDFLESPLDTNGQQLGLTAFKIMRNPSTPGEGEPDPGNDDQAYQLLSGYNYTSSRYHPFDTISTPTDVRFLQGTGPFDLAGGDTVRVVIAVIAGANLSDLQDNSDLAQNLYDIGFITDYVKVISPNGGEEIGGAFNITWEDSSAIGDTLRVGLAYSRDGGKTYPDIVADTADAHWYPWNTLNVPDGCRYKIRATVHDSICVGEDASDSIFTINNPGVNGVPDVVFLSPQRGNLSGTVPIEWWAKDADHDTLRMAFFLRPVNQANWTAVDTNQINDGFYSWNTYLINNGDYYLKIAAYDAVSSGSDSSVNFISIVNDHGIAAEVTHTAGGCNALAVQALSYEPENFTGHIYEARCNRIQPSAVSGQPLYTYNFHDITLGSTLFINQPLSTRLDGNLYVDYSPLIDGLVLEMDTQVDPASFRFTDFSESTSVSGFNGVLQIQNEDTLGTAPPLISANWAWRGSDYIVSWIKYPPDTLKLTLQICDKTNNVYVPGGKKIGDHWHFGLTLDSAETYVPTQKGFYLCGGYFWFNKAGTMSIPPGAGDIWRIASSGHKVPSEGNIYSFTAPTGVDADAGPAQPSLEYKLAQNYPNPFGAQTAIHYQIKSKCPVKLAVYNIAGQLVRTVVQETQNAGDYRVNWNGRDDYGRKAASGIYFYRLSANNISLVKKLTLIR, encoded by the coding sequence ATGAAAAGAATATTATTTTCCGCTGTTGCCGGGCTGATATTTTTCAGCAGTTCCGGCTTTGCCGTCTGGCATGCCAGATCTCATAATGCCGGGCTTTTGGAACTCAGGGTTTCGAACTATGGCACTTTTGGCTTTCAAGATGCCTGCTATTGGCCGAAAGGTTCCGGCGAATCCTACATTTACGGAGCAGGCGTCTGGGTGGGAGCGATCAAAGGGAACCCCCAGGATACCGCTTCGTTAAGCGCCGATATATCCGACGTCGACACCACAATTTTCCTTAACTCCACCGTGGTTTTGGATTCATCAGGGGGCGCAGCGCAGATTGAAAATGAGATCGTTCACTACAGGACCAAGACAGACACCACTATTACCGGTTGTCTCAGAGGCTTTGCCGGCACCCTCAGAACTTCGCATCTTCAGGGGGCCTTGCTCCAAAAGAAGGTTTTGCATGTTACGGTGGGCTATAATCCGTCTAACGGGACGACCGAATTTGTCCCTGGAGACCTGCCCAACGAAGCAGGTTATACCAACCCCGATGAAAGGGTTCTCTTTTCCGACGATCCGGCCGACACCTCTCTCTGGCCGCTGAGAGATGCCGGCGGCAAGCCCGTTGTCCGCTCGACCCAGGATAGTTACGGTATGCTCAATGACCAAGACAGCGCTCGCAACATAACACCGTTGAAGATCAAAATTGAACAGATCGGCTACTCCTGGTCCTACCATTTTTACGAAGATTTTGTTTTCCTCACCTGTCGGATCATCAACAACGCCCCCGATTCGCTGCAGCATCTCTATTTAGGATTGGCCTGCGACGCGGATATCGGCGACTATTCCGATGATTTGGTGAGCTTCGATTCGCCAAGAAATCTGGGCTATGCCTATGATTCCGATTCGTCGGAATGGGGGCATAAGCCCGGCTATTTGGGATTTGATTTTTTGGAAAGCCCTTTGGATACAAATGGCCAGCAGTTGGGGCTTACCGCCTTCAAGATTATGCGCAATCCAAGCACCCCGGGTGAGGGCGAGCCTGATCCCGGCAACGACGATCAAGCGTATCAATTGCTGTCGGGTTATAATTATACCAGCAGCCGGTATCATCCCTTTGATACCATCTCAACGCCGACGGATGTCCGGTTCCTGCAAGGCACGGGGCCGTTTGATCTGGCCGGGGGCGACACCGTCAGGGTGGTGATTGCCGTGATTGCCGGAGCAAATTTATCGGATTTGCAGGACAATTCCGACTTGGCCCAAAATCTTTACGATATCGGATTCATTACCGATTATGTCAAGGTAATAAGTCCCAATGGCGGGGAAGAAATCGGCGGCGCATTTAACATTACCTGGGAAGATTCCAGCGCTATCGGAGATACTTTGAGGGTTGGGCTGGCTTACAGCAGGGACGGAGGGAAGACATACCCCGACATTGTGGCGGATACTGCCGATGCCCACTGGTATCCCTGGAATACTTTGAATGTGCCGGACGGCTGCCGGTATAAGATCCGGGCGACCGTTCATGATTCCATCTGTGTGGGGGAAGATGCCTCGGACTCTATCTTTACCATTAATAATCCCGGGGTCAACGGCGTGCCGGATGTCGTCTTTCTTTCGCCGCAGAGGGGAAATCTTTCCGGAACAGTGCCGATCGAATGGTGGGCAAAAGACGCCGACCACGATACCTTGCGGATGGCCTTCTTTCTGCGCCCGGTAAATCAGGCCAACTGGACGGCCGTTGACACCAATCAAATCAACGATGGGTTTTATAGCTGGAACACCTATCTGATAAATAACGGCGATTACTATCTTAAAATCGCGGCTTATGATGCCGTATCCTCCGGCAGCGATTCCAGCGTTAACTTTATAAGCATCGTCAATGACCATGGTATAGCGGCGGAAGTTACTCATACTGCTGGCGGCTGTAATGCCCTCGCCGTTCAAGCCCTCTCGTATGAACCGGAAAATTTTACCGGCCATATTTATGAAGCGAGATGCAACCGCATTCAGCCGTCGGCGGTTTCGGGCCAGCCGCTATATACTTATAATTTTCACGATATCACGCTCGGTTCAACCCTGTTTATTAATCAACCCCTTTCCACCCGACTTGACGGCAATTTGTATGTTGATTATTCTCCGCTTATTGACGGTTTGGTTTTGGAGATGGACACTCAAGTTGACCCGGCTTCCTTTAGATTTACCGATTTTTCCGAATCCACCAGTGTCAGCGGGTTCAACGGCGTTCTGCAGATACAGAATGAAGATACATTAGGCACTGCACCGCCGTTAATCAGCGCCAACTGGGCCTGGAGAGGCTCGGATTATATTGTTTCCTGGATAAAATATCCTCCCGATACCCTTAAATTGACGCTTCAAATCTGCGACAAAACAAACAATGTCTATGTTCCTGGCGGTAAAAAAATCGGTGACCACTGGCATTTCGGTTTGACTCTTGACAGCGCCGAGACGTATGTTCCTACCCAAAAGGGATTTTATCTCTGTGGCGGCTACTTCTGGTTCAATAAGGCCGGCACTATGAGCATTCCACCGGGAGCGGGTGATATTTGGAGAATCGCCTCCTCGGGGCACAAGGTTCCCAGCGAAGGGAATATCTACTCTTTTACCGCTCCAACCGGAGTGGACGCGGATGCCGGACCGGCGCAGCCTTCATTAGAATACAAGCTGGCCCAGAATTATCCCAACCCGTTTGGAGCGCAAACGGCCATACATTATCAGATAAAATCCAAATGCCCGGTGAAACTGGCGGTTTACAACATCGCCGGCCAATTGGTGCGAACCGTTGTTCAGGAAACGCAAAACGCAGGCGACTACCGGGTCAATTGGAACGGCCGCGATGATTACGGACGGAAGGCGGCTTCCGGGATATATTTTTACCGCTTAAGCGCCAATAATATTTCGCTGGTGAAGAAACTAACGTTGATTCGCTGA
- a CDS encoding right-handed parallel beta-helix repeat-containing protein: MNDIVTAIMLKLRLHTFLFLAFIVGNNAPMAKTLLSAYQEAAAGSGYDKLVVLHSDIVYTGGLDIISGSVCIRGQGALILLDDTSAIRTEGFFSRLDIDHCVLKGGQFGLFYRDRAQGEVINNTFYANWDGIRCIDSCQVTIKNNIIVNHQNYGIYYARCGSGVTILYNDVWANSGGNYMRLSDCGCGDTSFTPAPGSGEISEDPLFADAAQNKFNLTETSPCIRAGENGIDMGALVFSAGVAGDAGIKPGTAAGLGLTNYPNPFTVRTTIGYQLPSKAGVCLKIYNIAGRLVKTLVNGPVEAGRHTRQWDGRDADGKQAAGGVYFCRLSVSPQSNNAGSAGGGGAGTVNATKRMILVN, from the coding sequence GTGAACGACATAGTGACAGCCATTATGCTGAAATTAAGATTACATACTTTTCTCTTTTTGGCGTTCATAGTCGGCAACAATGCGCCGATGGCCAAGACGCTGCTTTCCGCCTATCAGGAGGCCGCCGCCGGATCGGGATACGACAAGCTGGTGGTGTTGCATTCCGACATCGTTTACACCGGCGGGCTTGACATTATCTCCGGCAGCGTCTGCATCCGCGGCCAGGGAGCGCTGATCCTATTGGACGATACCAGCGCCATCAGGACGGAAGGCTTTTTTTCCCGGCTGGACATAGACCATTGCGTCTTGAAGGGCGGCCAGTTCGGACTTTTTTACCGCGACCGGGCCCAAGGCGAGGTGATCAACAACACCTTTTACGCCAATTGGGACGGCATCCGCTGCATCGACTCCTGCCAGGTGACGATCAAGAACAATATAATCGTCAATCACCAGAATTACGGCATCTATTATGCCCGGTGCGGCAGCGGCGTCACGATTTTATATAACGACGTCTGGGCCAATTCCGGCGGCAACTATATGCGGCTGTCCGACTGCGGCTGCGGCGATACCAGCTTTACCCCGGCGCCCGGCAGCGGCGAGATTTCCGAGGATCCCCTGTTTGCCGACGCCGCCCAGAATAAATTCAACCTGACCGAAACTTCTCCTTGCATTAGGGCCGGCGAAAACGGCATTGATATGGGGGCATTGGTTTTCTCGGCGGGCGTGGCCGGAGACGCTGGAATAAAGCCGGGGACGGCCGCAGGTCTTGGTTTGACCAATTATCCCAATCCATTTACCGTGCGCACAACCATCGGTTATCAATTGCCGTCCAAGGCCGGCGTATGTTTAAAGATTTATAATATTGCCGGTAGGTTGGTGAAAACATTAGTGAACGGGCCGGTGGAAGCCGGTCGCCACACCCGTCAATGGGACGGAAGGGATGCCGACGGAAAACAGGCAGCCGGCGGAGTGTACTTTTGCCGGCTGTCCGTATCGCCTCAATCCAACAACGCCGGATCTGCCGGAGGCGGAGGGGCCGGAACCGTCAACGCGACGAAAAGAATGATTCTGGTCAACTAA
- a CDS encoding T9SS type A sorting domain-containing protein has translation MLLPKKSIACAILFCGMLAIAPGIFPAGSSPAYGEDARGFTGMTNSPEGKASRVVADESVPPCFAKQAKPIIQSERFQPNRPEISKMLISWVLKDTLLLSFQIPSLSWAAFSNNPATDTLEAVFLPDTLTILAQQAVDYAPDWLEAELTDNFRRLPGSFQDTYANLILNSSAKYADEIAFQIARLGAETLVDSTFDPNLILVNAQYLYQNDDSLDYVEIVDYGAPPGGNYYSTVVYKAVENGDTLAGDTVSYELPKEYYYMYIVHPQNSDESPRMDALVYNRFWRDYLFNYADPGYPLLRGKIRQARVLWHSRKYVLPPGRSFDPWDSALDILGNWTSEILPVMAEGNRPIQPNTIAHEHNGNCGELQDLISAAGRAALIPFVSTMNYAEDHVWSEFYYKGWHEFQVDRGYGVTHIDDPSTSYDYDVGGSKSVSSIWNWRSDGYGWTVTGAHGYSNACSLHVAVCDARGLPVDGARVYLWTESFYGGGYDITTWGFTNSQGYCDFELGNLRNFYVSIKSSVANYPSDNPGQIVKIVSYSQTGADYYKTFYLSKFITIPRAEAFDTTGTPTYLFECEFNSPYELLHGYVRARRDDQDALPYNHTYIERNTPGKISFYICDSANYSLYLQNKPFKANWIGRDISADAPSFAAPYSGRWYLLFSNANGITTTEGLDLKLRLYYNAKSGVAGGPGNREQIFVFRLWQNAPNPFSRATTIKYQIPKEGNVSLKIYNIAGQVVKVLLDEETSPSAPSPNALGEGGVRSVTWDGKDESSHLVSAGVYICRLNANGQTQTQKMIMIK, from the coding sequence ATGTTGCTACCGAAAAAATCCATCGCCTGCGCCATCCTGTTTTGCGGGATGCTGGCCATCGCTCCGGGTATTTTTCCGGCCGGCTCGTCTCCGGCATACGGAGAGGATGCCCGCGGGTTTACGGGTATGACCAACAGTCCGGAGGGCAAAGCCTCAAGGGTAGTAGCGGATGAATCGGTTCCGCCTTGCTTCGCCAAACAAGCAAAACCGATTATTCAATCCGAACGATTTCAACCCAACCGGCCGGAAATATCAAAAATGCTCATCAGTTGGGTTCTCAAAGACACGCTCTTGCTTTCCTTCCAAATCCCTTCCCTTTCTTGGGCAGCCTTTTCAAATAACCCTGCAACGGATACCTTGGAAGCGGTATTCCTTCCGGATACTTTGACTATTCTGGCTCAACAGGCCGTAGATTACGCGCCGGACTGGTTGGAAGCCGAATTGACCGACAATTTCCGCCGCCTGCCCGGGTCTTTTCAAGATACCTACGCCAATCTTATTCTTAATTCATCGGCTAAATATGCCGATGAGATCGCTTTTCAGATTGCTCGTTTAGGGGCAGAAACCCTGGTGGATTCAACCTTTGATCCCAATTTAATCCTGGTCAACGCCCAATATCTCTATCAGAATGACGATTCCCTGGACTATGTGGAAATCGTCGATTACGGAGCGCCCCCCGGAGGGAATTACTACTCAACGGTGGTATACAAAGCCGTTGAAAATGGCGACACCCTCGCCGGCGATACCGTTAGCTACGAACTCCCGAAAGAATATTATTACATGTATATCGTCCATCCCCAGAATTCCGACGAATCGCCGCGGATGGATGCCTTGGTCTATAACCGTTTCTGGCGGGATTATCTGTTCAATTATGCCGATCCGGGTTATCCGTTGCTGCGGGGAAAAATAAGGCAGGCCCGGGTTCTCTGGCACAGCCGGAAATACGTGCTGCCACCGGGCAGAAGCTTTGATCCTTGGGATTCCGCCCTGGATATTTTGGGAAACTGGACTTCGGAGATTTTACCGGTGATGGCTGAAGGCAACAGGCCGATTCAGCCCAATACCATTGCCCATGAGCATAACGGCAATTGCGGCGAGCTGCAGGATTTGATTTCTGCCGCCGGTCGTGCGGCTCTCATTCCCTTTGTTTCCACGATGAACTATGCGGAAGACCATGTCTGGTCCGAGTTCTATTATAAGGGGTGGCATGAATTTCAGGTAGACCGGGGATACGGCGTGACGCATATAGACGATCCCAGCACTTCTTACGATTATGATGTGGGAGGGAGTAAATCGGTTTCTTCTATCTGGAATTGGCGTTCCGACGGCTATGGTTGGACCGTCACCGGCGCTCACGGCTATTCCAACGCCTGCTCTCTGCATGTAGCCGTCTGCGACGCCCGGGGGCTTCCGGTTGACGGAGCCAGGGTTTATCTCTGGACCGAATCGTTTTATGGAGGCGGATATGACATTACCACCTGGGGTTTTACCAACTCTCAAGGCTATTGCGACTTTGAATTGGGAAATCTGAGAAATTTCTATGTTTCCATTAAAAGCAGTGTGGCCAATTATCCCAGCGATAACCCCGGCCAAATCGTGAAGATCGTCTCATACAGTCAGACCGGGGCGGATTATTACAAGACATTTTATCTCTCCAAATTCATTACTATTCCTCGGGCCGAGGCCTTTGATACCACGGGAACTCCCACTTATCTATTTGAATGTGAATTCAATTCCCCTTACGAATTGCTTCACGGCTATGTGCGGGCGCGCCGGGATGACCAGGATGCCTTGCCGTACAATCATACTTATATTGAAAGAAACACTCCCGGCAAAATCTCTTTTTATATCTGCGATTCGGCAAACTACTCTCTTTATCTTCAGAACAAGCCATTTAAGGCAAATTGGATTGGGCGGGACATAAGCGCAGATGCTCCATCCTTTGCTGCTCCTTATTCCGGCCGGTGGTATCTTTTATTTTCCAACGCCAATGGGATAACGACAACCGAGGGATTGGATTTGAAGCTGAGATTGTATTATAACGCTAAATCCGGGGTGGCGGGCGGCCCAGGGAACAGGGAACAGATATTTGTGTTTAGACTTTGGCAGAATGCGCCGAATCCGTTCTCTCGTGCAACGACGATCAAATATCAAATACCAAAGGAGGGGAATGTGAGCTTAAAAATTTACAACATAGCGGGACAAGTTGTGAAAGTGTTGCTGGACGAGGAGACCTCTCCCTCGGCTCCCTCTCCTAATGCATTAGGAGAGGGCGGGGTGAGGTCAGTTACCTGGGACGGGAAGGACGAGAGCAGCCATTTGGTTTCGGCCGGGGTGTATATTTGCCGACTTAATGCCAACGGACAGACACAAACCCAAAAAATGATAATGATAAAATAG
- a CDS encoding transcriptional repressor, whose protein sequence is MTAPRQAIFQALHTMDGHLTADEIFTRLRLQFPGIGLATVYRNLELLRSNGHVLALDSGDGKLRYELKEKQGTTAHHHHLICRQCGEVVNYMDFEQEELNLVQKIQAHLMRKYKYQIADHDITFYGGCPNCLKRSA, encoded by the coding sequence ATGACCGCACCGAGGCAGGCCATTTTCCAGGCCCTGCATACCATGGACGGGCACCTGACGGCGGATGAAATTTTCACCAGGCTTCGCCTTCAGTTCCCTGGCATTGGCCTGGCGACCGTGTACCGTAACCTTGAACTGCTCCGCAGTAATGGACACGTACTGGCGCTCGATTCCGGCGACGGGAAGCTCCGATATGAGCTCAAGGAGAAACAGGGCACAACGGCTCATCACCATCACCTAATCTGCCGCCAATGCGGTGAGGTCGTCAACTACATGGATTTCGAGCAGGAGGAGCTCAATCTGGTGCAGAAGATCCAGGCGCACCTGATGCGGAAGTATAAATACCAGATCGCCGATCATGACATTACTTTTTATGGTGGCTGTCCGAATTGTTTGAAGCGTTCGGCCTAA
- a CDS encoding DUF5320 domain-containing protein: MPRGDGTGPRGMGPMTGRAAGFCAGYSMPGYTNPAFGRGWGMDRGGFGRGFGGGGRGWRNQFYATGLPGWMRFGTSPASMPEITPEQEKMILKNQAEALQVEVDAIKKRLAEIEGKDEINGN, from the coding sequence ATGCCACGCGGTGACGGAACGGGGCCCAGGGGGATGGGGCCGATGACCGGGCGCGCAGCCGGATTCTGCGCGGGGTATAGCATGCCCGGGTATACGAATCCCGCTTTCGGAAGGGGTTGGGGAATGGACCGGGGAGGTTTTGGCCGGGGATTCGGCGGCGGCGGCCGGGGATGGCGCAACCAGTTCTACGCTACCGGGCTGCCGGGCTGGATGCGCTTCGGAACATCTCCAGCGTCAATGCCGGAGATCACGCCCGAACAGGAGAAGATGATCCTGAAGAACCAGGCCGAAGCCCTGCAAGTCGAAGTGGATGCCATCAAGAAACGGCTGGCTGAGATTGAAGGCAAAGACGAAATAAACGGGAATTAA
- a CDS encoding NifB/NifX family molybdenum-iron cluster-binding protein — protein sequence MKIAFSTSGDDLNAPLDSRFGRTPKFLIYDLENKSFEIIDNKQNLNAAQGAGIQSATTVSKSGAQALVTGHCGPKAFQVLKEAGIKVYNTDAPTVAEALKRYQEGTLAEAASSDVEGHWV from the coding sequence ATGAAAATCGCTTTTTCCACATCGGGCGATGATCTCAATGCACCATTGGACAGCCGGTTCGGCCGGACGCCCAAGTTCCTGATCTACGATCTGGAAAATAAAAGTTTCGAGATCATCGACAACAAGCAGAACCTGAACGCGGCCCAGGGCGCCGGGATCCAGTCGGCCACAACGGTGTCCAAGTCCGGGGCTCAGGCGCTGGTCACTGGACACTGCGGTCCCAAGGCATTCCAGGTGCTCAAGGAGGCCGGGATTAAGGTCTACAACACCGACGCGCCGACCGTGGCCGAGGCCCTGAAGCGCTACCAGGAAGGAACCTTGGCCGAGGCCGCGTCGTCAGACGTCGAGGGCCACTGGGTTTGA